The DNA region ATTCCTGCATGTTTGATTGTTTTGCTTCTCACTCATTCAGCTAGGTCTTTAAGTacagataaaaaatattgatacaaatacagtaaatagTTACAAATATGCCAGAGGTGtgacaaatatgtgtttttcaGTCCAGACATGCAGGGGCCTCCCTCAGCTCGGGGCCCTGGACATCCCAGTATTCCCATTTTCTCCTCTGCATCGGCCCCAgtggtgtgtaggtgtgtgcgTACTGTAATTAGCAAGTCATCCTAATGAAGGCTTGTTGTCTGTGTGGAAGCAGCTGGTCCTACACAGAGGAATGATAATGAATAGACACTTGGACATGAGGACCTGAGCATCACATAGCAACACAGCTGGTGCACAACAGGCCCAGTGGAGGAAAAACATACGCAACCTGAGATGATCATAGGCGCATTCAGACAGAATCATGCGTcattataaaagaaaaatatatgatTCCCAGTGGAATATCCAATAACAGTAAAGtataatactaaaaataaagtGGTACTGTTCTGATCCCTTCGAGGAAATAGTCAGTTACTTTGTCCTCAGGGATAAAATTCTAAAATTCTATAATTCTATAgttcattattttaaaatacacccAACTCATGTATTTCAGGGCTTTAATTCCAATGCAAACCAATAGCTGTGATGTAATTCAGGTGATAAACGGTAACTCGGGTATAGCGCTACAGAGGTTCAGCCCTACAACTGTGGCGCCACCTTGTGGTGCTTTTGACTTCTTTCCCCACTACGAACCAGAGACTCAACTTTGGTGACACCTGACGATTCCCCTACAATATGTTTAAAGAGTATatggttttaatttaaatacatgattcaaatgataaataaaacactgtcaCCATGAAtcctcatttattttcttattcttCATAGTTTTATCTGAATAAATGTTCATTTAGTTCATCAACTGTGACCTTTTACCCTTGGtaccatttatatttttaatatattgtatattCCATCAGGTTCTAGAGCTTTTAACTTAAAGCTACCTCTTCAGGCTATATACTCAATTAAATCTATCACATTCTGCAGGATTTGTTGTGATATAGAGTATATCAATtcaaacattttacacaaaGCTATTGAAAGCACATGTGGACATGAAAATAactcaaacaaaaaacactaaatcatactgaagaatttaaaaagagaaactaaCTAGACGTAGCAGTGGAGACAGAATGATGGCACAGCACCAACAGCTATTCTACTGGACATACATTTGACCTGTAAGGCAAAGGTGAACGACCAAGTCTTGCAAAGCATTTTTCTACAAATGTGATGGCAGGTCCAGGATGtgaatcatacacacacatccttaTCAACCTGACACTCTTATGTGAAAAGTCAGCTGACAACACTGAGACAGAAAGGCAGTGGAGCTTAATCAGATTTTGCCAGCACACAGACGCTGCTTAACATCCAATAAACACATGATATAGTCTTCCCTTCATAGCAAAGAAGTAAATGAATCACATTTTAAGGATGATTCCAGGAGGCATGTGCCAGTGTGCACAGGACAAACATCAAAGAATAAAATCTGTGGTGGGAGGAACTAGTCAATCTTAGATTCATGAACAAATccaaaaagaaaagggaatgTCACTCAATAAGAAATTGATGTGAATAAAAATATGTCCACTTATTTACCTGCTAGTTACATATTCCAGTACATTAAAAAAGACTGAATCAAAGAACAAGTGTATTCAACAAAGGCCAAGATGGAAAAGCGAGGATTTTGACTTGTTCTTGTTTCTGTAGGGTGAGTCAGAGTGTTTTATTTAAGGTTTTTAAGCTGTTGGTTCGTGTTGATGATCTTGCTGTCCATCTTGTCCACTTTATTAAGCAGAGAATCAATGGAGTCGTCCTGGTCCTCAATCTCACTCTGTAGTCCAAGCCCAAGGTTCTTCAGTCTTCTCAAGCCATCCGACATATCATCTGAGTCATTAACAGAAGAACATCGGAGTCTAGTTACACTTTATGACACAAACCATTTCACACCTGACTGGGAATATTCACTTATACAGTGCTATGATGACAGGATAAACTATTTTATTTGGATGTAAggcaaattataataaataaaacaccatcgtataaaaatgagaaaaacatcttcCCCTGTTCCATAAACAATGTTCTAttataacaaaaaacaaagaaaatgaaaaacagaaacgtTTTTACCTAAATTGTTGTCGAGGGTCTTGTGTGCCTCCCTAAGGTGTCGATTCTGAGGGTGACCGTTCTGTTGAGATGAGCTGGCATCTCCTGAAGCTCCGAATCCTGCAACAAAGACATTCAAAATGGTGGTAGCCAGTTTGTGGTTGGGGGTTATGCCATTGTTGATGTTCCTGTGTAAACATCACTTACCTGCTGTATTTCTTAGGTTAGGGTGGCTGGCTTGATACCTTTCATCAACATCTCTGCTGCCGGACAAGGCGTTCTCTAATCTGAACACGAAAGAGTCAGATAAGCATTGTTTAACTCATCAAGGACAGTCAATGACAAGTAACTGGAAACTGAACAAATATGAAAACCAGTTTTATCTGCCATGGTTATGGAACCTTACTTTTCACTGGGCTGATAGGGCTTAGGCTGCTCAGGTGGGGGCTTTGTCTCTGGCTTAGCCTTGAAGTAATTGACGAGGCCGCCCCATACACTCTTTATACTGCTAATGTGCGTCTGGCTGGTTTTCAGGTCCTGATCCATGTTGTCCAACatcttgtttgtcctcttcAGAGCCTCACCCTGTCGCATCAGCTCCTACAGAGCCCAaaccagtgagagagagagagagagggggggagaggataGAGAGGGTAGAGTGAGTGATACTATGGGAACTTTTGGTTGATTGTTAACCTCTCAGAGACAAAATGACTctttgtgtgctgctgcagaaaagCAGATTAGCTCAACATACCTCTGCAGTTTCCACCCCCATCTTCTCAGATTCGTGGATGAGGCTGAGGGAGCGGTGACTGCTGTCCACAGCAGACTGAGCTGTacgcatcacttcctgttggagGTATCGCTGCCTCCGCTCTGGTTCACTCAGCCCACTGTCACTGGGTTCATCATCGAAGCCCCGTCTTTTAGGCTTAAAGTCTTCCTCATCGTCATCATCTGCAAACGGGTTGTGAGTTTTAGGGTACGCCATCTGTGGAGGAGCGAAAAGAAATTATGGAACGTTTTAACTATTCAACAACACTAACAGGAGAGTCCTAATTCAAGTTCCTGGTCATCAACATCAAGTAACTCACATTTCACTTTGAATAGTTTAAGTTCCTTGTAATGGAAAACCTCAGTTTCTCTGCTATGAAAGATTTATAAACGTAGGACTTGAGACAGAGCATTATAAACAACAATATTAGAACATTGAACAATCTAAGTAAATCACCTGAGTCCTTCTTCCACCACAACTTGTTTGATTTGACGGATAAAAGCCCAACTTTGAGAGGAGGTCGATAACGTTAGCTTCGGACTGTTAGCTTATGCTAGCTAAAAGAAAAggacttttaaacaataaagacATCCTGTCACGACATGTCACACTAATCGTTTACAAACACACGTACCGTTAACGTTACCGTAAAGTACCTGTAGCTGTACGAAAGATATATTCTGACATTTCAAGCGTTAAACATAGTGAAGGGGTGTTGGCTTGCTAGCCAGCTAACGAGGATTGACAGCCACCCAAAGAACAACACCCACAAACCGACCCCAGGCGAACAGAAGAAATATGAgattaaacaataaaactatGAGGAGTTAACAGACCAACCTTTGAACGTCAGAGCTGCAGACGTTGTTGCTGCTCAGATGACTGAGCGACTTCCGGTCACGTTGGGCTGACGTCAGCTCGTTGGTCAACACTCATCATCACTTGGCGCATTTAtgtcttattttcttttttttggggacCAGTATAACAACTAGTTGCAGTTTCTGAAGTAATCTTTAGACTTATTTTTCTTATCTGACACAATTTGGATCAAATGTGTGTAGCCAAACATAATATagaaaggttcagtgtgtaagattaaaggagacattcaatacaaaataatctgATGTTGTCACTAGTGTGTGCTCATCTGacattgtacgaattgttgttttctataACCTATAACGGgacctttatatttaaaggTTTAGTGTGCAGAACTTAGTGACATCTAGTAGTGAGGTTGTGTGTAGCAGCTGAATACCTCTCCCCTCACCCTCccattccaaacatgaaagagaacctgtggaagacttcagttgtaataaaaactcaaaaaggtgtttagtttaaatAATACATATGAAGTTATAACAGTATGAAGTTAAACAGTATAAAGTTAAAACAGCATAAAGTTATAACAGTATGAAGTTAAAACAGGATAAAGTTATAACAGTATAAGgttaaaacaatataaagttATAACAGTATGAAGTTAAAACAGTATAAAGTTATAACAGTATGAAGTTAAAACAGTATAAAGTTATAACAGTATAAGGTTTAAACAATATAAAGTTATAACAGTATGAAGTTAAAACAGTATAGTGTTATAACAGTATAAAGTTAAAACAGTGCAAAGTTATAACAGTATGAATTTATATCAGTATATAGTTATGACAGTATAAAGTTATAACAGTATGAAGTTAAAACAGTATAAAGTTATAACAGTATAAAGTTAAAACAGTATAAAGTTAAAACAGTATAAagttaaaacaatataaagttAAAACAGTATAAAGTTAAAACAGTGTAAAGTTATAACAGTATAAAGTTAAAACAGTATAAAGTTAAAACAGTATAAagttaaaacaatataaagttAAAACAGTATAAAGTTAAAACAGTGTAAAGTTATAACAGTATGAAGTTAAAACAGTATAAAGTTAAAACTGTATGAAGTTAAAACTGTATAAAGTTATAACAGTATAAAGTTATACCAGCATTGGGACTCCAGTctgtttacagtctgtggctCTGGTACCGCTCCGCTAATAGGCGAACACATTTGTCCCTGCCGGGTTTCCGTACTGCGGCGCTGCCAGCCGCTCGCTCGCTTCCTCTCGGTGAATCTCTCCGGCTGATGCTCGGGTAAACATGTCGGTCATGGGAGGTGGAACCAGGGGCTTCTACTTCAACACAGTGCTGTCGCTGGCCCGCTCGCTGGCCGCCCACCGTCCCGCTCCGGTCGAGAAGGTGAGGCGGGAGAAAAGCCCCGAGTTTAGCGCCTGTAGCACGGATGTTTGTTAATTAGCTAACGTGGAGCAACAGTTCATTCACGGGTGGAGCTGCGCTTCCGGTCCAGCGAGGGTTGTGTTGTGATCAGTGACATGACAGGGGGGAgtttgagtcagtgtgtgtccagtgtgtgtgttcactgggacaggagaagaagaaggaggaggaagaggaggcgatgcaggagaaagtgtgtgtttgtgtgagtgtgtgtgtgagagagagagagagagagagagagagtgtgtgtgtctcagcacTGCAGTCA from Limanda limanda chromosome 5, fLimLim1.1, whole genome shotgun sequence includes:
- the snap29 gene encoding synaptosomal-associated protein 29, with the protein product MAYPKTHNPFADDDDEEDFKPKRRGFDDEPSDSGLSEPERRQRYLQQEVMRTAQSAVDSSHRSLSLIHESEKMGVETAEELMRQGEALKRTNKMLDNMDQDLKTSQTHISSIKSVWGGLVNYFKAKPETKPPPEQPKPYQPSEKLENALSGSRDVDERYQASHPNLRNTAGFGASGDASSSQQNGHPQNRHLREAHKTLDNNLDDMSDGLRRLKNLGLGLQSEIEDQDDSIDSLLNKVDKMDSKIINTNQQLKNLK